The nucleotide sequence ATGATCGCTCGTCTCCATGCGGCGGCTGACGGTGCATTCGAGATAGGTCAACGCATCCGTCAGAATGGGGGAGCCGTTTTTGGCGGGTTGGGTGTTGACCTCGGCAAAGCGATCGGCCCCCGGGGCGAAGCGCTTGAGGAAGTGCTTCATCAGCTTGAGGTGATTGCCCTCCTCCAAGACATTGAGGACAAAGGTATCGCCCACCTGCATGAGGGATTCAATCGCACGGTCTTTGGCCACGGCAATGGTGAATCCGAGGGGTTCGAAGCTAGCTTGGGAGACCCAAGAGGCCAGCATGGCACTGCGTAACTCCCCCTTTTGAGCAGTGATGATATACAAGCCGCTGCTGATGCGACCCAATGCCTGAATTAGGCTACTGTCGAGGGATTGTTTCTTCCGGTTCGTCTTTTTCTGGCTCAGCTTTTGACCCAAGTCAGTGCCAGATTCTTCGCACAGTTGGTAGGTATTCTCGCTGGGCTCTTCCTTCACTCGAATGGGCTCGAAGCCCAGATCTAGGCCCGCCTCGCGGAACTGGGTCAGAATCGGGTCGATGGGTTCGTCGTCACCGCCATAAGACTCCACTAAGCCCAACAGTTGCTTGTGATTGGCGGCAGCCACAATGGTGCCGAATGCGGCCTGAATCTGTTCGGTCATGGCACCGCTAGCCGGGGGCATCGAGATGACCAATCCCGCCACGTCCCCTACGAGTTCGTAAGCCTCTTGGGGATCGGCCCCTTTCAGATCCATCATTTCCACCGCGACGCCGGTTTTGGTGATGCCTCGGGCGATCGCTTGGGTGAGGCGATCGCTATAGCCGTAATCGGAAATATAGAACACAGCTACAGCCGTGCTGGCCTGGGTTTGGTTGGCGCTCCAAGTGCGATAGCGACCTAACAACTCCTGCAAGTGAAAGCGCAGCAGCGGACCGTGCCCGGTGGCCACCAGCTTGATGTCATAGTCTTGCTGCAGCTTGTCCAAACCCTTCAGCGCTTTGGTCACCGATCGCGCATTCGGAGCCATGAGGCATTCGTAGTAGAACTGAAAGTCCTTTTCGATCGCCGCGAGATTTTCGTCGTAAATCAAGTCACTGCAGTAGTGCAGGCCAAAGGCATCGCAGGTGTAGAGCACCCCCGTAGCGGTATCGAAGCTGAAGATGGTGTCGGGCCAGTGCAGGTTGGGGGCCAGCAGAAATTGGAGTTCGTGGCCGTTGCCCAAATCTAGGCTGTCGCCGCTCTTGACGGTTCGCCGTTGAAACTCCCGATGCACCTGGTTTTCCAGAAACGTCATGGCGACTTTGGAGCCCACCACTGTAATGTCGGGATTGAGGTCGAGAATGTCCCCCACTAGACCGCTGTGATCCGGTTCGGTGTGGCTGATAACGAGGTAGTCAATCGTGGCGGGATCGATTTCGCCTTTCAGCAACTCCAGATAGAGCTGGCGGAATTTGGCGTGGGAGGTGTCTACGAGGGCAACTTTCTCGCCGCGAATAATGAAAGAGTTGTAAGTGGTGCCGTTTTGCAGGCCGAATTCGATGTCAAAGCGATCGCGATCCCAATCCAGGCTGCGGATGGCGGTCGTGTCGGCGGCGATCGCTTCGGTCTGAACGGTAAGGCGTTTGGTCGGCGCGACGGTAGTGACCATAGTCAATCCACCCAATCGTTAAGTTTTCTTACTCATTCACTCTAATCCAACTTTTGGGGAGCGCCTAGCGGCGATCGCCCTAACTTGTCTGTATTCCCTGTAACGATCGGCCCGGGATCGATCTAGACATTTTGTACGATCGCCAGTCGAGAAACACTTCGGAGATGACGATCGCACCCCTTGGAGCGGGTAAATTCAGCTTTTGAGACTGTAGAGGCATTTCGATCGTGATAAGTGCTGGCGTCGATACTGGCGAACTCACCCAAGTCACCCCGCATATCGCCAAAATTGCGATTATCTCCCCCGTTCGCAACGAGGCTGAGTTTATTGCCGGCACATTGCAGTCAGTCGTCAATCAGACCGTCCGTCCGATGGAGTGGCTAATTGTAGACGACGGCTCGACGGATGCCACTGCAGAAATCGTGCGGGCATTTGCGGACGAGCACGATTGGATTCGGCTCGTTTCTAAGCCCGATCGCGGCGGGCGATCGGTCGGTCCCGGCGTTGTCGAGACGTTTTATTTTGGCTACGAGCACCTGCAATCCAAAGATTACGATTTCATCTGCAAACTGGACGGAGATGTCGAATTTGGGCCGCATTATTTTGCCACTTTACTGGAGTTATTTGCTGCCGATCGCTATCTCGGAGCTGCCAGTGGCAAGCCGTTTCAGCAAGCGGGCGATCGCCTGGTGGAAGAACGCAGCAGTGACGAAATGGTGGCGGGGATGATTAATTTCTATCGGCGCGACTGTTTTGAGGCGATCGGCGGGTTTGTCAGAGAAGTCCATTGGGATGGAATTGCCTTTCATCGGGCTCGCATGGCAGGCTGGCGCACCTGCAGTCTCCGCCACCCCGAACTCAACTTCATCCACAAGCGAGTCATGGGCTCTTCCCACAAACATGTTTTGGTGGGTCGATTGCGCTGGGGGCGGGGGCAGTACTTTATGGGGACTCATCCGCTGTATATCTTTGCAATCGGCCTCTATCGTCTCTGGGAAAAACCCTCTGTGGTGGGTGGTTTGACGATTGTGGCGGGTTATTTTGGGGCGATGTTGAAAGGGATGCCTCGCTATAGCGATCGCCGCTTCCGTCAGTCTTTACATGCTTGGCAGTTCGAGCGAATGAGGTTAGGCCAGCGGTTGGAGAACTTACCTCCCTTTTCCGATCGGGAAAGAGTGACACCCAACGTCCAGGGGGACTGACCCTTTAACGTGACGGTGCCTATTGGCAACAGGGAAGAGATGGGATAGCGCGCGCCCTGTATGTGACAGCTAGAAACGAACGGGTTGTAATTGTTCGCGCGTTTGTCAAAAAAACTCAAAAAACCCCTCGTCGAGAGATAGGGCTTGCCCTAAAAAGAGTCAAGGAGATCTCGGAATGACTGGGATTCAAGAATTACACCAGAAGTGGTCGGTAGATTCAGATTATCAGGCTGAATACGACAAACTCAATGAAGAGTTTGAAATCGCTAAAGCCTTGATTCAGGCCCGTGTGAGCGCGGATCTCACCCAAGCAGAAGTCGCAAGACGGATGCAAACCACTCAATCTGTCATCGCTCGTCTTGAAGGAGGAAAAGGGAACCCTTCAATCTCTTTGGGTCAGATTCCCCGGCGCTTGCGACGATTCACCGGAGCGAAAGTGCGTTCCGAAGGAAAAATTCCGTAATGCCCCGTCCGCTTGCGGCGGGGATAGAAATTTTAGCGCTTCATAATTTTTACTTTGCCCCCTGGGAGATCCGCATCCACATCGGTAGCTGCGCCGCTCCACCCGTTTCAATGCGTTCTAGTGCCGCCTCCATCTCCAGTCGCACATCAAATTCTGTCTCGCAATCGATCGCTTGTTGCAATGACTCCACAGCCGTTGGGTCACCTCTCTCGGTCAGAAACCGAGCTGCCCGCCAGCGGACCAAGGGAGATGAATCACTCAGAGCCTGACAGAAGGTAGGAATAGCTTTTGGATCGCCCAAATCGCTCAGAGCATCGCCAGCAATTCGTCGCACGATTGCCGAGCGATCGCCGAGCACGACATCGCATAGTGGCTCCGCCGCCTCAGCCATTTCGCTGGCTCCCAAAATCGCCGCAGCCCATCGCCGGATCGCGTTGTTTTCATCCCTCAAAGCTGCTGCCACAGCGGGGAAGGTTGCTGAATTGACATCAATCCGCTGGAGGGCTTTCAGTCGCTGCTTCCAATCCGTGCTTTTCAGAGCTTTCAGTAGAGCCGCCTGCGAGTGTTGGGAACCGGCTGATTCCACATCGGCGATCGCCTCTCGTTCTAAGCGCATCAGTTCTTCGGCATCCATCAGGCTGACGATTTCTTCGGCAACCCTTTGGGCCACTTCCTGCGGCGGACCAAATTGAGGAGGATAAGCCTCCCAGCGACGCTCTTGTACGTAATCGGCCTGAGTCG is from Synechococcus sp. PCC 7336 and encodes:
- a CDS encoding diflavin flavoprotein, encoding MVTTVAPTKRLTVQTEAIAADTTAIRSLDWDRDRFDIEFGLQNGTTYNSFIIRGEKVALVDTSHAKFRQLYLELLKGEIDPATIDYLVISHTEPDHSGLVGDILDLNPDITVVGSKVAMTFLENQVHREFQRRTVKSGDSLDLGNGHELQFLLAPNLHWPDTIFSFDTATGVLYTCDAFGLHYCSDLIYDENLAAIEKDFQFYYECLMAPNARSVTKALKGLDKLQQDYDIKLVATGHGPLLRFHLQELLGRYRTWSANQTQASTAVAVFYISDYGYSDRLTQAIARGITKTGVAVEMMDLKGADPQEAYELVGDVAGLVISMPPASGAMTEQIQAAFGTIVAAANHKQLLGLVESYGGDDEPIDPILTQFREAGLDLGFEPIRVKEEPSENTYQLCEESGTDLGQKLSQKKTNRKKQSLDSSLIQALGRISSGLYIITAQKGELRSAMLASWVSQASFEPLGFTIAVAKDRAIESLMQVGDTFVLNVLEEGNHLKLMKHFLKRFAPGADRFAEVNTQPAKNGSPILTDALTYLECTVSRRMETSDHWIVYSTVQEGRVSNQEARTASHRRKVGNYY
- a CDS encoding glycosyltransferase family 2 protein → MISAGVDTGELTQVTPHIAKIAIISPVRNEAEFIAGTLQSVVNQTVRPMEWLIVDDGSTDATAEIVRAFADEHDWIRLVSKPDRGGRSVGPGVVETFYFGYEHLQSKDYDFICKLDGDVEFGPHYFATLLELFAADRYLGAASGKPFQQAGDRLVEERSSDEMVAGMINFYRRDCFEAIGGFVREVHWDGIAFHRARMAGWRTCSLRHPELNFIHKRVMGSSHKHVLVGRLRWGRGQYFMGTHPLYIFAIGLYRLWEKPSVVGGLTIVAGYFGAMLKGMPRYSDRRFRQSLHAWQFERMRLGQRLENLPPFSDRERVTPNVQGD
- a CDS encoding type II toxin-antitoxin system RelE/ParE family toxin gives rise to the protein MARALYVTARNERVVIVRAFVKKTQKTPRREIGLALKRVKEISE
- a CDS encoding helix-turn-helix domain-containing protein → MTGIQELHQKWSVDSDYQAEYDKLNEEFEIAKALIQARVSADLTQAEVARRMQTTQSVIARLEGGKGNPSISLGQIPRRLRRFTGAKVRSEGKIP
- a CDS encoding virulence factor produces the protein MKLCSIETTPSPHCMKLNLDSSISLTPLTLETDAAPSDVPEIARQLVAMESVKSVFLMNDFITLTRKPSADWQPILAAAAQLIGLSQQADANLAARVTPIKHLDETGPRGPNLGQVDVAVQAWRGIPVQVRATAADGQQARVGLPEQFGQVLQRAIGATQADYVQERRWEAYPPQFGPPQEVAQRVAEEIVSLMDAEELMRLEREAIADVESAGSQHSQAALLKALKSTDWKQRLKALQRIDVNSATFPAVAAALRDENNAIRRWAAAILGASEMAEAAEPLCDVVLGDRSAIVRRIAGDALSDLGDPKAIPTFCQALSDSSPLVRWRAARFLTERGDPTAVESLQQAIDCETEFDVRLEMEAALERIETGGAAQLPMWMRISQGAK